In Syntrophorhabdales bacterium, a genomic segment contains:
- the lon gene encoding endopeptidase La has translation MVIGYKNDKSSKEKLFIPAELPILPLRGTVAYPDLIIPLVVGREKSIRLVDDAMSRDRLIGIITQKNPDIEEPGLEDLYTVGCVATIMKMVKMVDGSQRIVVQGLCRFKLIEFSETEPNFRARVLPVFEEYQKDIEIDAMYINLKNLFKKAVEIAPYLSSELAQIAAKIESPGNLADLVASTINISAAERQEILEKIDIKERLKKVTILLNRELETLELSTKIQSHIKEGIDKTQREYYLREQLKAIQKELGEVDERYTEIDELRKKMVEAKMPPDIQKVTEKELDRLSKMSQMSAEYTVSRTYIDWLVELPWTRATEDNLVIEDARRILNEDHYDLEKVKKRILEYLAVRKLKSDMKGPILCFVGPPGVGKTSLGKSIARALGRKFMRISLGGIRDEAEIRGHRRTYVGALPGRVVQGIKKAGSNNPVFMLDEVDKIGMDFRGDPSSALLEVLDPEQNFSFSDHYLEVPFDLSKVMFIATANLLDPVPPALKDRMEVLELPGYTEEEKVMIAREFIIPKELGEHGLTADQLAFDDEALKLVVRSYTKEAGVRNLEREIAAICRSVARDVAEGKTEKTNVAADDIHKLLGPIKFYSEIAERTKYSGVATGLAWTSTGGDIIFVEATKMPGKGSLSLTGQLGDVMKESAQAALSYIRSKTQEFHIPEDFFEKQDLHIHVPQGAIPKDGPSAGITMMVALVSLLTDKPVRNDVAMTGEITLRGLVLPIGGVKEKVLAAKRAGIKSVMLPKMNEKDLEEVPETVKENMKFKFIERVDEGIDYCLTHPPEEASASS, from the coding sequence ATGGTAATTGGCTATAAGAATGATAAAAGCTCGAAGGAAAAGCTCTTCATTCCTGCCGAGCTTCCTATACTGCCTCTTCGCGGTACGGTTGCATATCCAGATCTGATCATACCACTGGTTGTGGGGAGGGAAAAATCGATCAGGCTGGTTGATGATGCGATGTCGAGGGACAGGCTTATTGGGATTATCACCCAGAAGAACCCCGACATAGAGGAACCGGGCCTCGAAGATCTCTACACGGTAGGGTGCGTGGCTACCATCATGAAAATGGTTAAAATGGTAGATGGCAGTCAGCGCATCGTAGTCCAGGGACTGTGCCGTTTCAAGCTGATCGAGTTCTCTGAGACGGAACCGAATTTCAGGGCACGCGTGCTTCCTGTTTTTGAGGAGTACCAGAAAGACATCGAAATAGATGCGATGTACATAAACCTGAAGAATCTTTTCAAGAAGGCGGTGGAGATTGCGCCGTATCTCTCTTCTGAACTGGCACAAATTGCGGCAAAGATTGAGAGCCCCGGAAATCTGGCGGACCTGGTCGCGTCTACCATAAATATCAGCGCGGCTGAGAGACAGGAAATCCTTGAGAAGATAGACATCAAGGAGCGGCTCAAGAAGGTGACAATCCTGCTCAATAGGGAGCTGGAAACGCTAGAACTGAGCACCAAGATACAATCCCACATAAAGGAAGGCATAGACAAGACGCAGCGTGAGTATTACCTCAGAGAACAGCTCAAAGCAATACAAAAGGAGCTGGGCGAGGTAGACGAACGCTATACGGAAATTGACGAGTTGCGGAAAAAGATGGTCGAAGCTAAGATGCCGCCCGACATCCAGAAGGTCACGGAAAAAGAGCTTGACCGACTGTCCAAGATGAGCCAGATGTCTGCCGAATACACAGTATCCCGTACCTACATCGATTGGCTGGTCGAGCTTCCCTGGACACGGGCCACCGAGGATAACCTCGTGATAGAAGATGCGCGTCGCATCCTTAACGAGGATCACTATGACCTCGAAAAGGTAAAGAAAAGAATATTGGAATACCTCGCCGTGAGGAAGCTCAAGTCGGACATGAAAGGGCCGATCCTCTGTTTCGTGGGGCCTCCCGGTGTCGGAAAAACATCCCTGGGCAAGTCAATCGCCAGGGCCCTTGGCCGGAAATTTATGAGAATCTCACTCGGCGGCATACGGGACGAGGCAGAGATCAGGGGGCACCGGAGGACGTACGTCGGGGCGCTGCCGGGAAGGGTGGTACAAGGAATCAAAAAGGCAGGATCGAACAACCCTGTGTTTATGCTGGACGAGGTGGACAAGATAGGTATGGACTTCAGGGGTGATCCCTCCAGCGCGTTGCTTGAAGTTCTGGACCCCGAGCAAAACTTTTCTTTCAGCGATCACTACCTTGAGGTGCCCTTCGACCTTTCAAAGGTGATGTTCATAGCGACGGCAAACCTTCTTGATCCTGTTCCTCCTGCATTGAAGGACAGGATGGAGGTTCTTGAGCTGCCAGGGTACACCGAAGAAGAGAAGGTGATGATAGCCCGTGAATTTATAATCCCCAAGGAGCTTGGTGAGCATGGACTTACTGCCGATCAGCTCGCTTTTGATGATGAGGCGCTTAAGCTGGTTGTACGGTCCTACACGAAAGAGGCGGGCGTGAGAAACCTGGAGCGGGAGATTGCTGCGATCTGCCGATCTGTTGCGAGGGATGTTGCAGAGGGCAAGACAGAGAAGACCAATGTTGCAGCGGACGATATTCACAAGTTACTCGGGCCTATCAAGTTTTACTCAGAGATCGCAGAGCGCACGAAATACTCGGGCGTTGCGACCGGGCTTGCCTGGACCTCGACCGGCGGCGACATCATTTTTGTTGAGGCCACGAAGATGCCGGGGAAGGGCAGCCTTTCCCTGACCGGGCAGCTGGGCGATGTGATGAAAGAGTCGGCGCAGGCCGCTCTCAGCTACATACGGAGCAAGACTCAGGAGTTTCATATTCCGGAAGACTTCTTCGAGAAGCAGGATCTGCATATACACGTGCCGCAAGGCGCCATTCCCAAGGACGGGCCTTCTGCCGGCATAACGATGATGGTAGCTCTTGTCTCGCTGTTGACCGACAAGCCGGTAAGGAACGACGTGGCCATGACGGGTGAGATCACGTTGCGCGGTCTCGTGCTGCCGATAGGTGGAGTAAAGGAAAAGGTGCTGGCAGCAAAGCGAGCAGGCATCAAGAGCGTGATGCTCCCTAAGATGAATGAAAAGGATTTGGAAGAGGTGCCGGAGACCGTCAAAGAGAATATGAAATTCAAGTTCATAGAGAGGGTGGATGAGGGGATAGATTATTGTTTGACCCATCCACCGGAAGAAGCGTCAGCCTCCAGCTAG